A single window of Nicotiana sylvestris chromosome 3, ASM39365v2, whole genome shotgun sequence DNA harbors:
- the LOC138888494 gene encoding uncharacterized protein produces the protein MAGKGEARLKAIVGVMNNLLDSTNEAEIVYALEKLDTKVQWPQKMKSDPNTRRSNVLCEFHQERGHKTEDCIGLRQEVVSMLNQGHLKELLSDRGRVNFARGCDQPQGPPKPPSPARTIQMIIGSDDDTVINHVKFTTIHKLKRTVAHEWYDDLEDSIIFDKSDTNGLSFPHYDALVITLHIVDTDVKRIMVDDGSSACTIHPQVFIQMRLEDKIVPHCIIVTGFNNAVE, from the exons ATGGCAGGAAAGGGGGAAGCAAGATTAAAGGCAATAGTAGGTGTCATGAACAACCTTCTGGATTCCACCAACGAAGCCG aaatagtgtatgcaCTAGAAAAGCTCGACACAAAGGTAcagtggccgcaaaagatgaagtcGGATCCAAACACCCGGAGATCGAACGTTCtatgtgaattccaccaggaAAGGGGACATAAGACCGAAGACTGCATAGGTCTGCGACAAGAAGTGGTAAGCATGCTAAACCAGGGACACCTAAAAGAACTGTTGAGCGATCGAGGACGGGTTAACTTCGCTCGTGGATGCGATCAACCTCAAGGACCCCCAAAACCACCTTCACCAGCTCGCACCATACAAATGATAATTGGCAGCGACGATGATacggtaatcaaccatgtgaaattcaccaccatACACAAACTCAAGCGGACAGTCGCTCATGAatggtatgatgacctcgaagatagtattATCTTTGATAAATCAGATACcaacggtttgtctttccctcactatgatgctttggttataactttacatATTGTAGAtactgatgtaaaaagaataatggtggatgacggAAGCAGCGCGTGTACTATTCACCCACAAGTCTTCATACAGATGAGACTTGAGGATAAGATAGTACCACATTGCATAATAGtaacgggttttaataatgcagtggaaTGA